One genomic region from Yersinia canariae encodes:
- the flgH gene encoding flagellar basal body L-ring protein FlgH — MDRKPLRKSGGLKWVCMPLTAMLLNGCAYIPHKSLVDGSTSAQPAPASAPLPNGSIFQAAQPMNYGYQPLFEDRRPRNVGDTLTITLQENVSASKSSSANASRNGSSKFGVATAPRYLEGLLGNARADMDISGDNTFGGKGGANANNTFSGTITVTVDRVLANGNLHVVGEKQIAINQGTEFIRFSGVVNPRTISGSNTVTSTQVADARIEYVGNGYINEAQTMGWLQRFFLNVSPY; from the coding sequence ATGGACAGAAAGCCGCTGCGCAAATCAGGTGGATTGAAATGGGTCTGCATGCCGTTGACGGCAATGCTACTCAATGGCTGCGCGTATATTCCGCATAAATCACTGGTGGATGGCTCGACGTCTGCACAGCCGGCACCGGCCAGTGCGCCACTTCCAAATGGCTCTATTTTCCAAGCTGCCCAGCCGATGAACTATGGTTATCAGCCGCTATTTGAAGACCGTCGCCCACGTAATGTCGGTGACACACTGACCATCACTTTGCAGGAAAATGTCAGCGCCAGTAAAAGTTCTTCAGCCAATGCCAGCCGTAATGGTTCGAGCAAATTTGGTGTGGCGACCGCACCGCGATATCTGGAAGGATTGCTGGGCAATGCCCGCGCCGACATGGATATTTCTGGCGACAACACCTTTGGTGGCAAGGGTGGGGCGAATGCCAATAACACCTTCAGTGGCACCATCACCGTGACGGTTGACCGCGTGCTGGCGAACGGCAACTTACATGTGGTGGGCGAGAAGCAAATCGCCATCAATCAGGGGACTGAATTCATTCGTTTCTCTGGGGTAGTCAACCCACGCACCATCAGCGGCAGCAATACAGTGACGTCAACACAAGTTGCTGATGCGCGCATCGAGTATGTGGGTAACGGTTATATCAATGAAGCGCAAACCATGGGCTGGTTGCAGCGGTTCTTCCTTAATGTTTCGCCATACTAA
- the flgC gene encoding flagellar basal body rod protein FlgC, with protein sequence MSLLNIFDIAGSALSAQSQRMNVSASNMANADSVTGPDGQPYRAKQVVFQVAAQPGQETGGVRVAQIVDDPAPDRLVFQPGNPLADAKGYVRMPNVDVTGEMVNTISASRSYQANVEVLNTTKSLMLKTLTLGQ encoded by the coding sequence ATGTCTTTACTGAATATTTTTGATATTGCTGGTTCAGCATTATCAGCCCAATCGCAGCGGATGAATGTCAGCGCCAGTAACATGGCGAATGCCGACAGCGTGACGGGGCCGGATGGTCAACCCTATCGTGCCAAACAAGTGGTGTTTCAGGTTGCGGCTCAGCCGGGGCAAGAAACTGGCGGTGTGCGTGTTGCCCAGATAGTTGATGATCCCGCACCGGATCGTTTGGTCTTTCAACCCGGTAACCCACTGGCTGATGCCAAGGGTTATGTTCGGATGCCGAATGTTGATGTCACCGGCGAAATGGTGAACACCATTTCAGCTTCGCGCAGCTATCAGGCCAACGTTGAAGTGTTGAATACGACTAAATCTCTGATGCTTAAGACACTGACACTGGGTCAATAA
- a CDS encoding flagellar basal body rod protein FlgF, translating to MDHAIYTAMGAARQSLELQAVTANNLANASTPGFRAQLAAMRAVPIDGPSMATRTMVTASTPGVDISQGTMNYSGRPLDVALQQDGYLAVQLPDGTEAYTRNGNIQVSADGQMTVQGYPLMGDNGPIEVPPQAAVTIAADGTISALNAGDSPNTIAQLGQIKRVRATAGEVMHGDDGLFHLTPATQQARGAQLANDPLIKIMPGVLEGSNVKAVEAMTDMIANARSFEMQMKVIHSVDENEQRANQLLAMS from the coding sequence ATGGATCACGCAATATATACCGCAATGGGGGCTGCAAGACAGTCTCTCGAACTGCAAGCGGTTACCGCTAATAACCTGGCTAACGCCTCGACGCCGGGCTTCCGTGCGCAGTTGGCGGCGATGCGGGCTGTGCCTATTGATGGGCCAAGTATGGCCACTCGCACCATGGTTACGGCATCGACCCCCGGCGTAGATATCAGCCAGGGGACGATGAACTATAGCGGTCGTCCGTTGGATGTCGCCTTGCAGCAGGATGGCTATCTGGCAGTTCAACTGCCCGATGGTACTGAGGCCTATACCCGTAACGGGAATATTCAAGTTTCGGCGGATGGGCAAATGACCGTGCAGGGTTACCCGTTAATGGGTGACAACGGCCCGATTGAAGTCCCTCCTCAGGCGGCGGTCACCATTGCTGCGGATGGCACTATTTCGGCGCTAAACGCCGGTGACTCACCGAATACCATTGCTCAGCTTGGTCAGATTAAGCGGGTTAGGGCAACTGCGGGTGAAGTGATGCACGGCGATGATGGGCTATTCCATCTGACACCTGCAACACAACAGGCGCGTGGCGCTCAGTTGGCGAATGACCCGCTTATCAAGATTATGCCAGGTGTGCTTGAGGGCAGTAACGTGAAAGCGGTTGAGGCCATGACCGACATGATTGCCAATGCCCGCAGTTTCGAAATGCAGATGAAAGTCATCCACAGTGTGGATGAAAATGAACAGCGCGCTAATCAGCTGTTAGCAATGAGCTAA
- the flgG gene encoding flagellar basal-body rod protein FlgG, translated as MIRSLWIAKTGLDAQQTNMDVIANNLANVSTNGFKRQRAVFEDLLYQTMRQPGAQSSEQTTLPSGLQIGTGVRPVATERLHSQGNLSKTDNTKDIAIKGEGFFQVQMPDGTNAYTRDGSFQVDQNGQLVTSGGFQVQPAITIPANALSMTVGRDGIVSVTLQGQTATQQVGQLTLTTFINNSGLESVGENLYQETASSGAPNDSTPGLNGAGLLYQGYVETSNVNVAEELVNMIQTQRAYEINSKAVSTSDQMLQKLTQL; from the coding sequence ATGATCCGATCACTATGGATTGCCAAAACCGGTTTGGATGCACAGCAGACCAATATGGATGTTATCGCCAACAACCTGGCGAACGTCAGCACCAATGGCTTTAAACGCCAGCGGGCGGTTTTTGAAGATTTGCTATACCAAACGATGCGTCAACCGGGAGCACAATCTTCCGAGCAGACGACATTGCCATCAGGTTTACAGATTGGTACCGGTGTTCGCCCGGTCGCCACTGAGCGTTTACACAGCCAGGGCAATCTGTCCAAAACCGATAACACCAAAGATATCGCCATTAAAGGTGAAGGGTTCTTTCAGGTGCAAATGCCTGATGGCACCAATGCCTATACCCGCGATGGCTCTTTCCAAGTTGACCAAAATGGTCAGTTGGTCACCTCCGGTGGCTTCCAAGTGCAGCCCGCCATTACTATTCCCGCCAATGCCCTGAGCATGACCGTGGGCCGTGATGGGATAGTCAGTGTCACCTTGCAGGGGCAGACTGCCACGCAGCAAGTGGGGCAACTGACACTGACCACCTTTATCAATAACAGTGGTCTGGAAAGTGTGGGCGAGAACTTGTATCAGGAAACCGCCAGCTCCGGCGCACCTAATGATTCAACCCCAGGTCTGAACGGCGCGGGCTTGTTGTATCAGGGGTATGTTGAAACCTCTAACGTCAATGTGGCGGAAGAGTTGGTCAACATGATCCAGACGCAACGCGCCTATGAAATCAACAGTAAAGCGGTTTCAACTTCCGACCAGATGTTGCAAAAACTGACACAGCTGTAA
- the flgM gene encoding flagellar biosynthesis anti-sigma factor FlgM has protein sequence MSIDRTQPLLPVTQVQPRETSDIAQQTRKPSTQAKTSVSGTEVKLSDAQAKLMQPGSQDINVERVETLKQAIRSGQLTMDTGKIADALLKNVADDLKNN, from the coding sequence ATGAGTATTGATCGCACTCAGCCGCTATTACCGGTAACACAAGTGCAGCCACGGGAAACCAGTGATATTGCACAACAAACGCGTAAACCTTCCACTCAAGCGAAAACATCAGTGAGTGGTACTGAGGTTAAATTGAGTGATGCGCAGGCAAAACTGATGCAACCGGGCAGCCAGGACATCAATGTAGAACGTGTCGAAACCTTAAAACAGGCGATTCGCTCAGGTCAACTGACTATGGACACCGGTAAAATTGCCGATGCCTTACTCAAGAATGTCGCGGATGACCTGAAGAATAACTAA
- a CDS encoding flagella synthesis protein FlgN, whose protein sequence is MVERLQTNLDQQLELLESLKTVVAQEQQLLCSGRIQGIVLQGVTEQKSSILATLAYLDQTRLTTEKANNIEAPYSSVDTLAVRWQRILELAEGLRYGNLHNGLLLQQHIEHNTQALAVLNTRHGQSLYGPDGHSKGASLLGRKIGI, encoded by the coding sequence GTGGTGGAAAGATTACAAACCAATCTGGACCAGCAGCTGGAACTGCTTGAATCCCTCAAAACTGTTGTAGCGCAAGAACAGCAATTACTGTGCTCCGGTCGGATTCAAGGTATCGTGTTGCAAGGTGTCACTGAACAGAAGAGTTCAATATTGGCGACCTTGGCTTATCTGGACCAGACTCGGCTCACCACCGAAAAAGCAAATAATATTGAAGCGCCCTACAGCAGCGTGGATACATTGGCTGTGCGCTGGCAACGTATTTTAGAACTTGCCGAAGGGCTGCGATACGGTAATTTGCATAATGGACTGTTGCTGCAACAGCATATTGAGCATAACACTCAAGCACTTGCCGTATTGAATACCCGCCATGGTCAGTCACTGTATGGGCCAGATGGTCATTCTAAAGGTGCCAGTTTGCTCGGGCGCAAAATTGGTATTTAG
- the flgB gene encoding flagellar basal body rod protein FlgB — MLDKLDGALRFQQEALNLRAQRQEILSSNIANADTPGFQARDIDFSSQLKKVMEQGRASGTGVSLSLTSARHIPASTVAPPDLDLLFRVPDQPSMDGNTVDMDRERTNFADNSLKYQTDLTVLGGQIKGMMSVLQQG; from the coding sequence ATGCTCGATAAACTGGACGGTGCTCTGCGTTTCCAACAAGAGGCGCTTAATTTGCGCGCTCAACGGCAGGAGATCCTGTCGTCCAATATTGCAAATGCGGATACACCCGGCTTTCAGGCACGTGATATTGATTTCTCCAGTCAACTGAAAAAAGTGATGGAGCAAGGACGTGCCAGTGGTACAGGGGTGTCGCTCAGTTTAACGTCAGCCCGTCATATCCCGGCAAGTACCGTTGCCCCACCTGATCTTGATCTGCTATTCCGTGTCCCAGACCAGCCATCCATGGATGGCAATACCGTGGATATGGATCGTGAACGTACGAATTTTGCCGATAACAGCCTGAAATATCAGACCGATTTGACCGTTCTTGGCGGCCAAATCAAAGGGATGATGTCAGTGTTACAACAAGGATAA
- a CDS encoding flagellar basal body P-ring protein FlgI produces the protein MRKQSLITVFIMQLIMLFTLMSLPASAERIRDLVTVQGVRDNALIGYGLVVGLDGSGDQTMQTPFTTQSLSNMLSQLGITVPAGTNMQLKNVAAVMVTAKLPAFSRAGQTIDVVVSSMGNAKSIRGGTLLMTPLKGVDNQVYALAQGNVLVGGAGASSGGSSVQVNQLTGGRISSGATIERELPTTFGTDGVINLQLNTEDFTTAQQISDAINRQRGFGSATAIDARTIQVLVPRGGSSQVRFLADIQNIPVNIDAGDAKVIINSRTGSVVMNRNVMLDSCAVAQGNLSVVVDKQNTVSQPDTPFGGGQTVVTPNTQISVQQQGGVLQRVNASPNLNNVVRALNSLGATPIDLMSILQAMQSAGCLRAKLEII, from the coding sequence ATGCGTAAACAGTCACTTATCACCGTATTTATCATGCAGCTTATTATGCTGTTCACGCTGATGTCATTACCGGCGTCAGCTGAGCGTATCCGCGATTTGGTGACCGTTCAGGGAGTGCGCGATAACGCATTAATTGGTTATGGCTTGGTCGTGGGGTTGGATGGTTCCGGTGACCAAACCATGCAGACGCCGTTTACCACACAAAGTTTGAGCAACATGTTGTCGCAATTGGGGATTACCGTACCCGCGGGCACCAATATGCAGCTCAAAAACGTGGCCGCGGTTATGGTGACGGCCAAATTACCGGCATTTTCCCGCGCGGGGCAAACCATCGATGTGGTGGTGTCCTCAATGGGTAATGCCAAAAGTATTCGTGGTGGCACATTGCTCATGACTCCGTTAAAAGGGGTCGATAATCAGGTTTATGCTCTGGCTCAGGGCAACGTATTAGTGGGCGGAGCCGGGGCTTCCTCCGGTGGCAGCAGTGTTCAGGTCAACCAGTTGACTGGCGGGCGGATTAGCAGTGGCGCAACTATTGAGCGCGAATTGCCGACCACCTTTGGTACCGATGGCGTGATTAATCTTCAATTGAATACCGAAGACTTTACTACCGCGCAGCAGATCAGTGATGCCATTAACCGCCAACGCGGGTTTGGTTCGGCGACAGCCATCGACGCCCGCACTATTCAGGTTTTAGTTCCTCGCGGCGGCAGTTCACAAGTTCGTTTTCTGGCGGATATTCAGAATATCCCAGTGAATATTGATGCCGGTGACGCCAAGGTGATTATTAACTCGCGTACGGGATCTGTGGTGATGAACCGCAATGTCATGCTTGACTCTTGTGCGGTGGCGCAAGGGAACCTGTCCGTGGTTGTTGATAAGCAAAATACGGTTAGCCAACCGGATACACCCTTTGGTGGTGGCCAGACTGTCGTGACGCCGAACACCCAGATTTCCGTTCAGCAGCAAGGTGGCGTATTGCAACGCGTTAATGCCAGCCCGAATCTGAATAATGTGGTGCGCGCCTTGAATTCACTGGGAGCAACGCCGATTGATTTGATGTCTATCTTGCAGGCGATGCAAAGTGCCGGCTGCTTACGGGCTAAATTGGAAATTATCTAA
- the flgJ gene encoding flagellar assembly peptidoglycan hydrolase FlgJ yields the protein MSDLMAMPSAANEMFGAAYDAQSLNTLKRDAARDPDGNLKQVAQQVEGMFVQMMLKSMRSALPQDGVMNSDQTRLYTSMYDQQIAQQMSVKGLGLADMMVEQLSGTTSPSETAGTTPMMLDNEVLQTLPAQALEQMVRRAMPTPPTNSSASLPQSTGNFVARMSIPAQIASQQSGIPHQLIMAQAALESGWGQREIPTADGKTSYNVFGIKAGNNWDGPVSEITTTEYEQGVAKKTKARFRVYGSYVEAVSDYVKLLTQNPRYANVAAAQSPEQGAHALQRAGYATDPQYAQKLVTVIQQMKNAGEQAVKAYSGDLSQLF from the coding sequence ATGAGCGATTTGATGGCAATGCCCAGCGCCGCCAATGAAATGTTCGGGGCGGCTTATGACGCCCAATCACTGAATACGCTGAAACGTGATGCGGCAAGAGATCCCGATGGCAATTTAAAGCAGGTTGCCCAGCAGGTGGAGGGGATGTTTGTGCAGATGATGCTAAAAAGTATGCGTTCTGCTTTGCCGCAAGATGGCGTGATGAACAGTGATCAAACCCGGCTCTATACCTCAATGTATGACCAGCAGATTGCTCAGCAAATGTCAGTCAAAGGGTTAGGTTTGGCGGACATGATGGTGGAGCAACTTTCAGGTACCACATCACCGAGTGAGACTGCCGGTACAACGCCAATGATGTTGGATAATGAAGTCCTGCAAACCCTTCCGGCGCAAGCTTTGGAACAAATGGTGCGCCGGGCCATGCCGACGCCGCCGACTAACAGTTCAGCATCACTGCCGCAAAGCACCGGTAATTTCGTGGCGCGGATGTCTATTCCAGCACAAATTGCTAGCCAGCAAAGTGGTATTCCGCATCAGCTTATTATGGCGCAGGCCGCGCTGGAATCTGGTTGGGGTCAACGGGAGATCCCAACAGCAGATGGTAAAACCAGCTACAACGTCTTTGGCATCAAAGCGGGCAACAACTGGGATGGGCCGGTCAGTGAAATCACTACCACGGAATATGAGCAAGGTGTGGCGAAGAAAACCAAAGCGCGCTTCCGGGTATATGGCTCCTATGTCGAAGCCGTCAGTGATTATGTCAAATTACTAACCCAAAATCCGCGCTACGCCAATGTTGCTGCGGCCCAAAGCCCAGAACAAGGGGCACATGCTCTGCAACGTGCCGGTTATGCGACCGACCCGCAATATGCTCAAAAATTGGTCACGGTGATTCAGCAAATGAAGAATGCTGGTGAACAAGCGGTAAAAGCCTATAGCGGTGATCTCAGTCAGCTTTTCTAA
- a CDS encoding flagellar protein FlhE: MLTRLSRVILSSLLSLGLLPLNAIASGSWVADDIGITQSLRGVAISSKPLQSPVALAQENARIVSVGWRYQLISAAPDGLQVKLCTPTRCMPLEGGSGQSRGLAGESAATQLIFVYFIAGKGRVNPPLQVISNQVIVNYR; this comes from the coding sequence ATGCTGACCCGACTTTCCCGCGTGATTTTGAGCAGTTTACTTTCACTCGGCTTATTGCCACTGAATGCGATTGCTTCTGGCTCGTGGGTTGCCGATGATATCGGCATTACCCAGAGTTTACGAGGCGTCGCAATATCGTCGAAGCCGCTGCAATCACCTGTTGCCCTAGCTCAAGAAAACGCACGGATTGTTTCGGTAGGCTGGCGCTACCAATTGATATCAGCAGCACCAGACGGCTTACAAGTAAAGTTATGTACTCCAACCCGCTGCATGCCACTTGAGGGGGGCAGTGGGCAAAGTCGTGGGCTGGCAGGAGAGTCAGCCGCGACTCAACTGATTTTTGTCTACTTTATTGCAGGAAAAGGTCGAGTCAACCCACCGCTGCAAGTGATTAGCAATCAAGTCATTGTCAATTATCGCTAA
- the flgA gene encoding flagellar basal body P-ring formation chaperone FlgA — protein MAMKRNDAVTLAFGLLFMSQAFAHQVMAADLSAQVNQFFRQQYPDKSSQVNVIIKTPQNQWPQCEAPEMTLPANARPWGNISLSVRCDGVRRFIQTQVQVSGHYAVAARQLTAGAKILPQDIEMKQGRLDTLPPGTLLEPGFAHGAVSLRQINAGQPLTRNMLRRLWVVKAGQDVQVLAQGDGFNVNSYGKAMNNGAIQDNVRVRMASGQIVSGTVADDGSIHIML, from the coding sequence ATGGCAATGAAAAGAAATGACGCCGTAACATTAGCTTTCGGGTTACTGTTTATGAGTCAAGCATTCGCACATCAGGTGATGGCGGCAGACTTATCTGCGCAGGTAAATCAATTCTTCCGTCAGCAATATCCTGACAAGAGTAGCCAGGTTAACGTCATCATTAAAACTCCGCAGAATCAGTGGCCACAATGCGAGGCACCTGAAATGACGCTGCCAGCAAATGCTCGCCCTTGGGGCAATATTAGTTTGTCGGTGCGCTGTGATGGTGTGCGGCGTTTTATCCAGACACAAGTACAGGTCAGTGGCCATTATGCTGTGGCCGCGCGTCAACTGACGGCGGGCGCGAAAATCTTGCCGCAAGATATTGAAATGAAACAAGGTCGACTTGATACCCTGCCCCCTGGCACCCTATTGGAGCCCGGTTTTGCTCACGGTGCCGTCAGCTTACGGCAAATCAATGCTGGGCAGCCGCTAACCCGTAATATGTTAAGACGCCTGTGGGTAGTCAAAGCCGGACAAGATGTGCAGGTCTTAGCTCAGGGTGACGGGTTTAATGTTAATAGTTACGGTAAGGCCATGAATAATGGTGCTATTCAAGATAACGTTCGGGTGCGAATGGCATCGGGTCAAATCGTCAGCGGCACAGTGGCCGACGATGGTTCTATCCACATTATGTTATAG
- the flgE gene encoding flagellar hook protein FlgE, with the protein MGFSQAVSGLNAASSNLDVIGNNIANSATSGFKAGSVSFADMFAGSQTGMGVKVAGITQDFNDGTATTTNRRLDLAISQNGFFRMQDSSGGIYFARNGQFKLDENRNIVNMQGLNLTGYPATGTPPTVQQGANPVALSIPQDMIPAKATTSGNMVANLTSTHDIIPATTTSSTGVVTPTFDPDKPDTYSFVNNMTTFDSLGNRHEINVFYVKRSEDPVNGNSWDVYTRDSSANPAQIAEKRGSMRFDTNGALVETTYPVITPPATTPVDTPTAMPFTLTIPMGVVNGAPAQTFALNVAGSKQQNTGTDSITTQNQTGYAAGEFTGFQINNNGSVVGTYSNQQTQLLGQIVMVNFANPEGLSSEGDNVWKETLASGNPILGTAGSGGFGTLTSGALESSNVDLSKELVNMIVAQRNYQSNAQTIKTQDQILQTLVNLR; encoded by the coding sequence ATGGGCTTTTCTCAAGCAGTCAGCGGTTTGAACGCAGCGTCCAGTAATCTGGATGTAATCGGTAACAATATCGCCAACTCGGCGACTTCAGGTTTCAAAGCCGGTTCAGTTTCTTTTGCCGATATGTTCGCAGGCTCTCAGACTGGTATGGGCGTTAAGGTTGCCGGGATTACTCAGGACTTCAACGACGGCACAGCGACAACCACTAACCGTCGTCTGGACTTGGCTATCAGCCAGAACGGTTTCTTCCGTATGCAAGACAGCAGCGGCGGTATCTATTTTGCGCGTAATGGTCAGTTTAAGCTGGATGAGAACCGTAATATCGTTAACATGCAGGGCCTGAACCTGACCGGCTACCCGGCAACAGGTACGCCTCCTACGGTACAGCAAGGGGCTAACCCAGTTGCCTTGTCTATCCCGCAGGACATGATCCCAGCCAAAGCAACCACCTCCGGTAATATGGTGGCTAACCTGACCTCGACCCACGATATCATTCCTGCCACCACCACGAGCAGTACCGGTGTTGTAACGCCGACTTTCGATCCCGATAAGCCAGATACTTACAGCTTCGTGAATAACATGACCACTTTTGATAGCTTGGGTAACCGCCATGAAATCAACGTGTTCTATGTTAAGCGCTCTGAGGACCCTGTTAATGGTAACTCTTGGGATGTTTACACGCGCGATAGCAGCGCTAACCCAGCCCAAATTGCTGAGAAACGTGGTTCGATGCGTTTTGATACCAATGGTGCTTTGGTTGAAACCACTTACCCGGTGATAACACCGCCAGCCACTACGCCAGTGGATACTCCAACAGCAATGCCTTTTACACTGACTATCCCAATGGGTGTGGTGAATGGTGCTCCGGCACAAACCTTCGCCCTGAATGTAGCGGGTAGCAAGCAACAAAATACTGGGACCGATAGTATCACCACACAGAATCAAACAGGCTATGCAGCAGGTGAATTCACGGGCTTCCAAATCAACAATAATGGCTCTGTCGTCGGAACCTACTCCAACCAGCAGACCCAATTGCTGGGCCAAATTGTGATGGTTAACTTTGCCAACCCTGAAGGTTTGTCATCTGAAGGCGATAACGTGTGGAAAGAAACACTCGCATCCGGTAACCCGATCCTCGGGACTGCGGGCAGCGGTGGTTTTGGTACATTGACCAGTGGCGCACTGGAATCCTCTAACGTGGATTTGAGTAAAGAACTGGTGAACATGATTGTGGCGCAGCGTAACTATCAGTCTAACGCGCAGACCATCAAAACCCAGGATCAGATCTTACAAACTCTGGTTAACCTGCGTTAA
- the flgD gene encoding flagellar hook assembly protein FlgD — protein sequence MAITNSLTDSDYGINNTTGTSSSSTSGSSSQDLQNSFLTLLVAQLKNQDPTNPMQNNELTTQLAQINTVSGIEKLNTTLGSISGQIDSSQSLQASSLIGRGVMVPGTNVLAGSKDGVVTTTPFGVELERAADKVTATISDSNGVAVRTIDIGGLTAGVHAFTWDGSLEAGGNAPDGAYTVAITATNGGASVVATPLSYAIVNGVTRGSDGSKLDLGLAGTITMDKVRQIL from the coding sequence ATGGCCATTACCAATTCCCTGACTGATAGTGATTACGGGATTAACAACACCACCGGCACCAGCAGCAGTTCTACCTCTGGCAGTAGCAGTCAAGATCTGCAAAACAGTTTCCTGACGTTGTTGGTTGCACAGTTAAAAAATCAGGACCCGACCAACCCAATGCAAAACAATGAGTTGACCACGCAATTGGCGCAGATCAACACCGTGAGTGGCATTGAAAAGCTGAATACCACATTGGGATCTATTTCCGGTCAGATTGATAGCAGCCAATCCCTGCAAGCCAGCAGCCTGATTGGTCGTGGCGTGATGGTTCCAGGGACCAATGTGTTGGCAGGCAGCAAAGATGGTGTTGTGACTACCACACCATTTGGTGTTGAGCTGGAGCGCGCCGCAGACAAAGTGACGGCCACTATCAGCGACAGCAATGGTGTGGCCGTACGGACCATTGATATTGGCGGGTTGACGGCGGGTGTACATGCCTTTACCTGGGATGGTTCGTTGGAGGCCGGTGGCAATGCTCCGGATGGTGCTTATACCGTCGCGATCACCGCCACTAACGGGGGCGCTTCAGTCGTCGCCACACCATTGAGCTATGCCATTGTCAACGGCGTTACGCGTGGTAGTGACGGTTCCAAATTGGATCTCGGTCTGGCAGGCACCATCACGATGGATAAAGTCCGTCAGATTTTGTAA